A stretch of Planctomicrobium piriforme DNA encodes these proteins:
- a CDS encoding 3-keto-disaccharide hydrolase produces the protein MARALVLAVCFGFSCFQFAAAAESLFDGKTFAGWEGETDKTWRIEDGAIVGGSLDTTVPRNEFLATTKKYENFDLTLKYKLEGTEGFVNGGVQFRTERIPNHHEVIGYQADLGKGYDGALYDESRRKKILQQPSEEVLKQALKPGEWNEYRIRADGPHIQLWLNGVKTVDYTEEDPAIAKSGIIAVQIHGGCKAIVRFKDIELTELK, from the coding sequence ATGGCTCGCGCGCTCGTACTGGCTGTCTGTTTTGGTTTCAGTTGCTTTCAATTCGCCGCCGCTGCGGAATCGCTGTTTGACGGCAAGACGTTTGCCGGGTGGGAAGGGGAGACCGACAAGACGTGGCGCATCGAGGATGGGGCCATCGTCGGCGGCTCACTCGACACCACCGTGCCGCGGAATGAGTTTCTGGCGACGACCAAGAAGTACGAGAACTTCGACCTGACGCTCAAATACAAACTGGAAGGGACCGAAGGCTTCGTCAACGGGGGCGTGCAGTTCCGCACCGAACGCATTCCCAACCATCACGAAGTCATCGGCTATCAGGCCGATCTCGGCAAGGGCTACGACGGCGCTCTCTATGACGAAAGCCGTCGCAAGAAAATTCTCCAGCAGCCATCCGAAGAAGTGCTGAAGCAGGCGTTGAAGCCGGGCGAGTGGAACGAATACCGCATCCGCGCCGACGGCCCGCATATTCAGCTCTGGCTCAACGGCGTGAAGACCGTCGACTACACCGAAGAAGACCCGGCGATCGCCAAGTCCGGTATCATCGCCGTCCAGATCCACGGCGGCTGCAAAGCAATCGTGCGATTTAAGGACATTGAGCTGACGGAACTGAAGTAA
- a CDS encoding DUF1559 family PulG-like putative transporter, protein MTESSDHIPETKLETPKRVHSWTWFFVEYGAIAFALLILLALLLPNVRFAKEPARRVQCLNNLRYISLAVLNYSEQYGSLPPAYTVDALGKPLHSWRTLILPFLDQEKLYKTIDLSKPWDDPANEVAFKTVVRAFQCPETELPAGQTTFVAMASDDLCFHPTRGRALSEFKDGTNQTVMVLETDREHAVHWMSPNDCDPKWFLNFDAKSPLAHPGGINVAHVDGSARFFRASTPAKTRAALMTIAGGDKVEEY, encoded by the coding sequence ATGACAGAGTCGTCTGATCACATACCGGAAACGAAATTGGAAACGCCGAAACGGGTGCATTCGTGGACGTGGTTCTTTGTCGAATATGGCGCCATCGCTTTTGCTCTCCTGATCCTCTTGGCGCTGCTGCTTCCAAACGTGCGATTTGCGAAAGAACCCGCTCGACGAGTCCAGTGTCTGAACAATCTGAGATATATTTCCCTGGCAGTGCTGAACTACAGTGAGCAGTACGGCTCGTTGCCGCCTGCTTACACCGTGGACGCACTGGGCAAGCCGTTGCATAGTTGGCGGACTTTGATCCTGCCGTTCCTCGATCAAGAGAAGCTTTACAAGACCATCGATCTGTCGAAGCCCTGGGACGACCCGGCGAATGAAGTCGCGTTCAAGACGGTTGTGCGGGCTTTTCAATGTCCGGAGACAGAACTGCCGGCAGGTCAGACGACCTTCGTCGCCATGGCCAGCGATGACCTCTGTTTTCACCCGACGCGGGGACGCGCTCTATCAGAATTCAAGGATGGAACAAACCAGACAGTGATGGTCCTGGAGACGGATCGCGAGCATGCCGTCCATTGGATGTCGCCGAACGATTGTGACCCGAAATGGTTTCTCAATTTCGATGCGAAGAGTCCATTGGCACATCCCGGAGGGATCAACGTCGCGCATGTCGATGGCAGCGCACGATTCTTCCGTGCATCGAC
- a CDS encoding FAD-dependent oxidoreductase encodes MTTKPLWEQGKKRVAFPELKAGGDYDIVVVGGGITGVTTAYLLKQAGRKVCLLEKGHVAGGETGHTSAHLSYVTDSRFSELVKNFGVEEAGLVWSGGGAAIDLIERLVTDNNLDCDFKRIPGFLVPHLAPNHKSTSKETDDLQADAQTARDSGFEATYLDSIFALHEPGVRFADQARFHPVKYVQALAKLIPGDGSDVFEQAEVSEVQDDPLEVVANGFSLRCQKVIIATHVPLMGKAGFLSASLFQTKLYPYSSYVISAKIPRKAMTEAVYWDLKEPYDYLRIDSGETHDEAILGGEDHKTGQESDTEAAFQRLEQKLLRLLPEAKIDLRWSGQVVETNDGLPYIGEIAKNQFVATGFSGNGLTFGTLAAMMASDYVVGRSNPWSDLLAVERKKIKGGAWDYLTENLDFPYYFVRDWLVRGERGSTRSVKRGEGKVLKLDGQSVACSRDESGKLSQCSAVCTHMGCLVRWNNAEKTWDCPCHGSRFAATGEVIGGPAEEPLPKFRKQTKKSEKKLKS; translated from the coding sequence ATGACGACCAAACCGCTATGGGAACAAGGCAAAAAGCGAGTCGCCTTTCCGGAACTCAAAGCAGGCGGCGATTACGACATCGTTGTCGTCGGGGGCGGAATCACCGGCGTCACGACGGCGTATCTGCTCAAACAGGCAGGCCGCAAGGTTTGCCTGCTTGAAAAAGGGCATGTGGCCGGCGGCGAAACCGGGCATACCTCCGCTCACTTGTCGTACGTCACCGACAGCCGTTTCTCGGAACTCGTCAAGAACTTCGGTGTCGAAGAGGCCGGGCTGGTCTGGAGCGGGGGAGGCGCGGCGATCGATCTCATCGAGCGCCTGGTGACCGACAACAATCTCGATTGTGACTTTAAGCGTATTCCCGGATTTCTCGTCCCCCACCTCGCGCCCAATCACAAGTCGACTTCGAAAGAGACTGACGATCTTCAAGCGGATGCACAGACTGCCCGCGACTCAGGTTTCGAAGCGACCTATTTGGACTCCATCTTTGCTCTGCATGAGCCCGGTGTACGGTTCGCCGATCAGGCGAGATTTCATCCGGTGAAATATGTCCAGGCTCTCGCGAAGCTGATTCCTGGCGATGGCAGCGACGTGTTCGAACAGGCTGAAGTCAGTGAGGTCCAGGATGATCCGCTGGAAGTCGTGGCCAATGGATTCTCTCTGCGCTGTCAGAAGGTCATTATCGCCACGCATGTTCCGTTGATGGGGAAAGCTGGCTTCCTGAGTGCCTCGCTCTTTCAGACGAAGTTGTACCCATACTCGTCATACGTCATCAGTGCGAAGATTCCGCGTAAGGCAATGACCGAAGCGGTGTACTGGGATCTCAAAGAGCCGTACGACTATCTGCGGATCGACTCTGGGGAAACGCATGATGAGGCAATCCTCGGCGGGGAAGACCATAAGACCGGACAGGAGTCCGATACCGAAGCCGCATTCCAGCGTCTCGAACAGAAACTGCTGCGATTGCTACCTGAGGCGAAGATCGATCTTCGCTGGTCCGGCCAGGTTGTCGAAACAAATGACGGGCTGCCGTATATCGGCGAGATTGCCAAGAACCAGTTCGTGGCGACTGGGTTTTCTGGAAACGGTCTCACGTTCGGAACACTGGCCGCGATGATGGCGTCTGACTATGTGGTGGGCCGTTCCAATCCGTGGAGCGATCTGCTGGCGGTCGAGCGAAAGAAGATCAAAGGCGGGGCCTGGGATTACCTGACCGAGAACCTCGACTTTCCCTACTACTTTGTCCGCGACTGGCTCGTTCGGGGGGAGCGCGGATCAACTCGCTCAGTCAAACGGGGCGAAGGGAAAGTTCTCAAACTCGACGGGCAGAGCGTCGCCTGTTCTCGTGATGAGAGTGGCAAGCTCTCGCAATGCTCGGCTGTCTGCACGCACATGGGCTGCCTGGTGCGGTGGAATAACGCCGAGAAGACCTGGGACTGCCCTTGCCACGGTTCACGTTTCGCGGCGACCGGCGAAGTGATCGGCGGACCCGCGGAAGAGCCGTTGCCGAAGTTCCGCAAGCAGACGAAGAAGTCGGAGAAAAAGTTGAAATCTTGA
- a CDS encoding NAD(P)/FAD-dependent oxidoreductase, whose translation MDLKSTYPFWPIKNGLPATYPFLKEDVTCDVVILGAGITGTLVADELSKRGLGVVLLDRRDVGQGSTAATTGLLQYEIDVPLCDLIELVGKETAERAYRLCLDSISQLETLAAECKGEVAGFDRKTSIYVASRKRHVQELEREQAARYAAGIPSEFLTGDELQDRYGLNFPVALVNQTAAVCDAFGMTHGLLQNCLQRGAKVFDRTDAVRIRQRQDKVEVTTDRGPTVFARHIIFATGYESQNQLRKPVAKLKSTYAFVSQPLEEMPGWNEKWLLWESARPYLYLRTTQDRRVLLGGEDDPFRDPARRDRSIPRKTQKLLKRVSELFPKMPLEPEYAWAGTFGETKDGLPYIGASPDRPWAWFALGFGGNGITFSAVAAKILADLIVGDDCPDAELFRFDR comes from the coding sequence GTGGACCTCAAATCGACCTACCCGTTCTGGCCCATCAAGAATGGGCTCCCGGCGACGTATCCGTTCCTCAAGGAAGATGTCACCTGCGACGTGGTGATTCTCGGGGCGGGCATCACCGGAACGCTCGTGGCCGACGAACTCTCGAAACGAGGGCTGGGCGTCGTGCTGCTCGACCGCCGTGATGTCGGACAGGGAAGCACCGCCGCCACCACCGGCCTGCTGCAGTACGAAATCGACGTTCCGCTGTGCGACCTGATCGAACTGGTGGGAAAAGAGACTGCCGAGCGCGCCTATCGACTCTGCCTGGATTCGATTTCTCAACTGGAAACGCTCGCCGCCGAGTGCAAGGGCGAGGTCGCAGGCTTCGACCGCAAGACGAGCATCTATGTCGCCAGCCGCAAACGGCACGTACAGGAACTCGAACGAGAGCAGGCAGCCCGATACGCAGCCGGAATCCCTTCCGAGTTTCTCACCGGCGATGAGCTGCAAGATCGATATGGCCTGAACTTCCCTGTCGCACTCGTCAATCAAACGGCGGCTGTGTGCGATGCCTTCGGCATGACGCACGGCCTGCTGCAGAACTGTTTGCAGCGGGGAGCAAAAGTCTTCGACCGTACCGACGCAGTTCGCATCCGCCAGCGACAAGACAAGGTTGAAGTCACCACCGATCGCGGGCCGACCGTCTTCGCGCGACACATCATCTTTGCCACGGGATATGAGTCACAGAACCAACTCCGCAAACCAGTCGCCAAACTGAAAAGCACCTACGCTTTCGTCAGTCAACCGCTGGAGGAGATGCCAGGCTGGAATGAGAAATGGCTGCTCTGGGAATCGGCGCGGCCATACCTGTACTTGCGAACGACACAGGATCGCCGAGTGCTGCTGGGAGGCGAAGACGATCCGTTTCGCGATCCTGCCCGACGCGACCGCAGCATTCCTCGCAAGACACAAAAGCTGCTCAAACGAGTGTCTGAGCTCTTCCCTAAAATGCCGCTCGAACCTGAGTATGCCTGGGCCGGAACATTCGGCGAAACGAAAGACGGGCTCCCCTACATCGGCGCCAGTCCCGACCGCCCCTGGGCCTGGTTCGCCCTCGGCTTCGGCGGCAACGGCATCACCTTCAGCGCCGTCGCCGCGAAAATTCTGGCAGACCTGATTGTTGGAGATGATTGCCCTGATGCGGAACTGTTTCGATTTGATCGCTGA
- a CDS encoding endonuclease domain-containing protein, whose protein sequence is MSNPPDKQDWLQIRARELRKEATQPERILWRALRNRRLCKLKFLRQCVIDEFVVDFVCREQKLIIEIDGDSHAERAAKDFLREQRLKADGYRVFRVSNDDVLTNLEGVLIGIVAAAGIDPAKWRDGFVD, encoded by the coding sequence ATGTCCAACCCGCCCGACAAACAAGACTGGCTGCAAATTCGTGCTCGCGAGTTGCGAAAAGAGGCGACGCAACCGGAGCGGATTCTCTGGCGGGCGCTCCGCAATCGGCGACTCTGCAAACTCAAATTTCTCCGCCAATGCGTGATCGACGAGTTTGTCGTCGACTTCGTTTGCCGCGAGCAGAAACTGATTATCGAAATCGACGGTGACAGCCACGCCGAGCGGGCCGCGAAGGATTTCCTCAGGGAGCAGCGGCTCAAAGCGGACGGGTATCGTGTGTTTCGCGTCTCAAACGACGACGTGCTCACAAACCTCGAAGGGGTTTTGATCGGAATTGTGGCGGCGGCGGGAATTGATCCAGCAAAATGGCGTGACGGCTTCGTAGATTGA
- a CDS encoding ligand-gated ion channel produces MRRWLWCAASWLVLLSSSAPAFELTPQQLREGMRWPGEGGRRIPVSIGIEVIDFARVNLREESFAMAGYLDVTWVDPTLALQPNEGSEIRRFRPQQIWTPALEFVNAVEQVNGEREVDVYVTRDGHASQRIRFSHNFQSALDLQRFPFDRQRLFIEVAPFDPFAKDIDLSIDEGRVGMLEGASVPDWNLDSVNARLDQPNQAEAAGRFVFEVSISRRYTFYVWRVFLPITLLVVASWTAFWFDPVNLQPLITVSLSILLSLVTFTYAVDFSLPKVAYLTFTDRYVITAFSFVVSTLFVVAAMHICVRTNHLPRALLLQKIARIAFPVSFFTVIGLIAIITL; encoded by the coding sequence ATGCGCCGTTGGTTGTGGTGTGCGGCCTCTTGGCTGGTTTTGCTGAGTTCTTCTGCCCCGGCATTCGAATTGACGCCGCAACAGTTGCGGGAAGGGATGCGCTGGCCAGGGGAAGGAGGGCGGCGGATTCCGGTTTCCATTGGCATCGAGGTGATCGATTTCGCACGCGTGAACCTGCGTGAGGAATCGTTTGCAATGGCCGGTTATCTCGATGTCACCTGGGTCGATCCGACTCTGGCACTGCAACCAAACGAAGGGAGTGAGATTCGTCGCTTCCGCCCGCAACAGATCTGGACTCCGGCACTGGAGTTTGTGAACGCGGTGGAACAGGTCAACGGGGAACGGGAAGTGGATGTCTACGTCACGCGTGACGGGCATGCTTCCCAGCGCATTCGATTCAGCCACAATTTCCAATCGGCGCTGGATCTTCAACGGTTTCCGTTCGATCGCCAGCGGCTGTTCATCGAAGTCGCTCCTTTCGATCCCTTTGCCAAAGACATTGATCTGTCCATCGATGAGGGCCGGGTGGGAATGCTGGAGGGCGCGTCGGTGCCAGACTGGAATCTTGACAGCGTCAACGCGCGTCTCGATCAGCCGAACCAGGCTGAAGCCGCGGGAAGATTTGTGTTTGAGGTGTCGATTTCACGGCGTTACACCTTCTATGTCTGGCGAGTCTTCCTCCCGATCACCCTGCTGGTCGTGGCCTCCTGGACTGCGTTCTGGTTTGATCCGGTCAATCTCCAGCCGCTGATCACGGTCAGCTTGTCGATTCTGCTTTCGCTGGTGACGTTTACCTATGCGGTCGATTTTTCATTGCCCAAAGTGGCGTACCTGACGTTCACGGACCGGTACGTCATCACGGCGTTTTCGTTTGTGGTGTCGACGCTGTTCGTGGTTGCCGCAATGCATATTTGCGTCAGAACAAATCATCTGCCGCGCGCTTTACTGCTGCAAAAGATCGCGAGAATCGCATTTCCCGTCTCGTTTTTCACGGTGATCGGGCTCATCGCCATCATCACGCTCTAA
- a CDS encoding DUF1559 family PulG-like putative transporter: protein MTDPLDFGPEVPQEPPKGGRSWTRFVLECGAAVFAILFLIALLLPAQRNVREAGPRIQCKNNLKQLGMAIHSYYEVYGSLPPAYTVDANGKPLHSWRTLLLPSLGEIALYRTIDLSKPWNDPANELAFKTALPTFQCPSANISPTQTTYMAMVGEDFCFHPTRGRTFSEIKDGMSNTVMIFETDSDHAVHWMSPDDGDPKWFLSFSEKNPISHKGGIQMTLMDGSVRMFDVASPVAIREALMTIAGGETVGEF from the coding sequence ATGACTGATCCCCTCGATTTCGGGCCGGAAGTGCCTCAGGAGCCGCCGAAGGGGGGGCGTTCGTGGACGCGGTTCGTGCTTGAGTGTGGCGCAGCCGTCTTCGCCATTCTGTTTCTGATTGCACTGCTCCTTCCGGCGCAGCGAAATGTCAGAGAAGCCGGCCCACGAATTCAGTGCAAAAACAACCTCAAGCAGCTTGGGATGGCAATTCACAGCTACTATGAAGTCTACGGATCGCTCCCGCCTGCCTATACCGTGGATGCCAACGGCAAGCCGCTACACAGTTGGCGGACTTTGTTGCTACCGTCTCTCGGTGAGATTGCGCTGTACCGCACCATTGATTTGTCGAAGCCTTGGAATGACCCCGCGAATGAGCTGGCATTCAAAACCGCTCTCCCTACGTTTCAGTGCCCCAGTGCCAATATCTCACCAACTCAGACGACTTACATGGCGATGGTTGGCGAAGACTTCTGTTTCCACCCAACCCGTGGGCGGACGTTCTCTGAAATCAAAGATGGCATGAGCAACACCGTGATGATCTTCGAGACCGATTCAGACCATGCCGTCCACTGGATGTCGCCTGACGACGGTGACCCGAAGTGGTTTCTGAGCTTTAGCGAGAAAAATCCCATCTCCCACAAAGGGGGGATACAGATGACTCTGATGGATGGCAGCGTGCGGATGTTCGATGTTGCCAGCCCGGTTGCCATTCGCGAAGCCTTGATGACAATCGCAGGCGGGGAAACGGTCGGAGAGTTTTAG
- a CDS encoding RluA family pseudouridine synthase: MALVVTECTVDSGEPRRLDQIVQSLTGRSRSEVRGLLDQDCVQLNGRICKKPGLIIDPGSVVTVKHDPNMRYREAPRERPPAGFRVLFEDEHLIVVDKAPGILTVQTDHGGKKTLVDAVTDYLRRRHRGAKAIPVHRLDRDTSGVLVLGKNARIAEELMEQFRIRKAEREYAAIVAGKVTREQGTFRTYMATSKRLQRYSVGPGEQGELAITHYRVVQHLKGATYVRATLETGRRNQIRVHFSEVGHPVLGDDRYRSDLSHHPAWKGKGLALHAALLGFDHPVTGAAVRYEAPLPKEFERFLRGGS; the protein is encoded by the coding sequence ATGGCGTTGGTGGTAACGGAATGCACGGTCGACTCAGGCGAACCGCGGCGGCTGGATCAGATTGTCCAGTCGCTGACGGGCCGTTCCCGTTCGGAAGTCCGCGGGTTGCTCGATCAAGACTGCGTTCAGCTCAATGGCCGCATCTGCAAAAAGCCGGGTCTGATCATCGACCCCGGCAGCGTCGTCACCGTGAAGCATGACCCGAACATGCGGTATCGCGAAGCCCCGCGCGAACGTCCGCCGGCCGGCTTTCGCGTGCTGTTTGAAGACGAACACCTGATCGTCGTCGACAAGGCCCCCGGCATTCTGACCGTGCAGACTGATCACGGCGGAAAAAAAACTCTCGTAGATGCCGTGACCGACTATCTCCGTCGCCGCCATCGCGGCGCGAAGGCCATACCAGTACATCGCCTTGATCGCGATACGTCAGGCGTTCTGGTGCTGGGGAAGAATGCCAGAATCGCCGAAGAGCTGATGGAGCAGTTCCGCATCCGCAAAGCCGAACGCGAATACGCGGCCATTGTTGCCGGCAAGGTCACCAGAGAGCAGGGGACGTTCCGCACTTACATGGCGACCTCCAAACGTCTGCAGCGCTACTCCGTCGGCCCAGGCGAGCAGGGAGAACTGGCGATCACGCATTACCGCGTCGTACAGCACTTGAAGGGCGCGACCTATGTCCGGGCAACGCTCGAAACTGGCCGACGCAACCAGATTCGAGTCCATTTTTCTGAAGTGGGGCATCCCGTCTTAGGAGACGACCGCTATCGCTCCGACCTGTCACACCACCCCGCCTGGAAAGGCAAAGGCCTCGCCCTCCACGCCGCCCTCCTCGGCTTCGACCACCCGGTGACCGGCGCGGCTGTCCGCTATGAAGCCCCGCTGCCGAAGGAGTTTGAGCGGTTTTTGCGGGGAGGGAGTTGA
- a CDS encoding ThuA domain-containing protein, producing MTNLIVRARSLFIFFLLLGLVTSVHADEPRRLVLVAGKPSHPPRMHEFNAGVQLLAKCLKDVPGLEVEYVLNGWPEDGAVFEKADAAVFFMDGGGKHELVQENGRRLKLIDGLAAKGLGIGCMHYGVEVVPSQAGAEFLRWIGGHYENMFSCNPMWEPEFTVFPDHPITRGVKPFQIKDEWYFNMRFLSNLDGTTAANIGDVKFTPILVAEPGDAVRDGPYVYPKGPYPHIQAEKGKAEAMMWAIERPNGGRGFGFTGGHFHDNWANDNFRKVVLNALVWVSKAQVPEQGIASTVTADELNLNLDPKPAKK from the coding sequence ATGACAAATCTCATCGTTCGCGCTCGATCGCTGTTCATTTTCTTCCTCCTGCTCGGCCTCGTCACTTCTGTCCATGCAGACGAGCCGCGTCGTCTCGTGCTCGTCGCCGGCAAGCCGTCGCATCCTCCCCGCATGCATGAGTTCAATGCCGGCGTGCAGTTGCTGGCGAAGTGTCTAAAGGATGTGCCAGGTCTCGAGGTCGAATATGTCCTCAACGGCTGGCCGGAAGACGGTGCGGTCTTCGAGAAGGCCGATGCGGCGGTGTTCTTCATGGACGGCGGCGGCAAGCATGAACTGGTGCAGGAGAACGGCCGTCGTCTCAAGCTGATCGACGGCCTCGCCGCCAAAGGGCTCGGCATCGGCTGCATGCACTACGGCGTGGAAGTGGTGCCGAGTCAGGCAGGCGCCGAGTTCCTTCGCTGGATCGGCGGTCATTACGAGAACATGTTCTCCTGTAATCCGATGTGGGAACCTGAGTTCACCGTGTTCCCGGACCATCCCATCACACGCGGAGTGAAGCCGTTCCAGATCAAGGACGAGTGGTACTTCAACATGCGGTTCCTCTCCAATCTCGATGGAACCACTGCTGCGAACATCGGGGATGTGAAGTTCACGCCGATTCTTGTCGCCGAGCCGGGCGATGCCGTGCGGGATGGGCCGTATGTGTACCCGAAGGGTCCGTACCCTCACATTCAGGCCGAGAAGGGCAAAGCGGAAGCGATGATGTGGGCCATCGAGCGGCCAAACGGCGGTCGCGGCTTCGGCTTCACCGGCGGCCATTTCCACGACAACTGGGCGAATGACAACTTCCGCAAGGTGGTTCTCAATGCACTCGTCTGGGTGTCCAAAGCGCAGGTGCCTGAGCAGGGAATCGCCTCGACCGTCACGGCTGATGAGTTGAATTTGAATCTGGACCCGAAGCCGGCCAAGAAGTAA